Proteins encoded in a region of the Pseudothermotoga elfii DSM 9442 = NBRC 107921 genome:
- a CDS encoding peptide ABC transporter substrate-binding protein: MRKLLSLFGILSLFVLCFSQVALQEAAPAIQKLGILKTIDDSALTYDELYSAVAKAFPGKESLVKKGTDQVLRKDFIMILVKVLGLEQEAAKFTEICTLANDEDKVPKEAIGAFTLAFRSDRQLLDYRYGHLLEPLSPITKSEAARSFYMALYPPKRGGTIVTAVGADPKGLNTLFTSSGLTWTICNIIGDGNTGTDDNGFYHPRMIKRIPTLENGLVKINQDGSMSVTFELRRGMKWHDGQPVTAHDAKFQWEVMVSEAPVTSNYFEKMVDRVDVIDDYTFTVHFPSPVPGAELGSSVYAYYYGWFQLPEHLYRKDFEEAKKTGNWDQFVQKVTFNPVMTGPYKFKEYVEGQYIVLEAFDEYYMGRPNIDQIVMRIIPDSDVIFASVLKGEIDFGRYTLDLKQSLQLEKDKGDIFNVYFTPNVAAWTLDLNFRDPNDLSKPHPLFSDVRVRQAILYAIDRQQINNVVFFGKGQIVDTWITEVHMMRDALKGDHIKKYPYDPKKAEELLAQAGWKKNKQGLLEKDGRVFEFTLIAGAGNSQNELITQLIQGMLKKVGISVKIEMKPALVIWDEAPMGKFDAWLTGWGYGVSDEALNYWGSDMIPSEANNWGGTNYTGWSNPKNDEILAKMATEVDFEKRVELYKQHFALWTNDLPVLPLISDPTPHFAKKYIKSFNSTYDSGLGWIIYNWYIDTEQH, from the coding sequence ATGAGAAAACTGCTCAGTTTATTTGGTATTCTGTCATTGTTCGTTCTTTGTTTCAGTCAGGTTGCTCTGCAAGAAGCCGCCCCGGCTATTCAGAAGCTTGGCATTTTAAAAACAATCGACGATTCAGCCCTGACTTATGACGAACTTTATTCTGCTGTAGCAAAAGCTTTTCCTGGAAAAGAATCACTTGTAAAGAAGGGAACAGATCAGGTTTTGAGAAAAGACTTTATCATGATACTTGTCAAGGTACTCGGCCTTGAACAAGAGGCTGCAAAATTCACAGAGATTTGCACTCTCGCAAACGATGAAGATAAAGTTCCAAAAGAAGCTATAGGCGCTTTTACACTCGCATTTAGAAGCGACAGACAACTTTTAGATTATCGTTACGGGCATTTGCTTGAGCCGCTATCACCAATAACAAAATCAGAAGCGGCAAGATCTTTCTACATGGCGCTTTATCCACCAAAACGTGGTGGAACGATTGTAACAGCAGTTGGGGCAGATCCCAAGGGACTCAACACCTTGTTTACCTCTTCAGGTTTAACCTGGACAATCTGCAACATCATCGGTGATGGAAATACAGGAACTGACGACAACGGCTTTTATCATCCAAGGATGATAAAAAGAATACCCACCCTCGAAAACGGTCTTGTAAAAATCAACCAGGATGGTTCAATGAGTGTGACCTTCGAATTGAGAAGAGGTATGAAATGGCACGATGGTCAGCCGGTCACAGCACATGATGCAAAATTTCAGTGGGAAGTTATGGTTTCTGAAGCCCCAGTTACATCGAATTACTTTGAAAAGATGGTAGATCGAGTTGATGTAATAGATGACTACACATTCACAGTTCATTTTCCCAGTCCAGTACCCGGTGCTGAACTTGGTTCATCGGTCTACGCCTATTACTACGGCTGGTTCCAGCTTCCTGAACATCTTTACAGAAAAGACTTTGAAGAAGCAAAGAAAACAGGAAACTGGGATCAATTTGTTCAAAAAGTTACCTTCAACCCTGTTATGACAGGACCATACAAATTCAAAGAATACGTCGAAGGGCAGTACATAGTGCTGGAAGCATTTGATGAATATTACATGGGCAGGCCAAATATTGATCAAATAGTGATGAGAATAATTCCAGACAGCGATGTTATCTTTGCATCTGTTTTAAAAGGTGAAATAGACTTTGGCAGGTATACGCTGGATCTTAAACAAAGTCTGCAACTTGAAAAAGATAAAGGAGATATCTTCAATGTCTACTTCACTCCGAATGTGGCAGCGTGGACACTTGATTTGAACTTCAGAGATCCAAACGATCTTTCAAAACCACATCCGTTGTTCTCTGACGTGAGGGTCAGGCAGGCTATTTTATATGCAATTGATCGTCAGCAAATAAACAACGTTGTATTTTTTGGAAAAGGTCAGATTGTAGACACATGGATCACGGAAGTCCATATGATGAGGGATGCTTTAAAAGGAGACCATATAAAGAAATACCCGTACGATCCGAAAAAAGCAGAAGAATTACTTGCTCAAGCTGGCTGGAAAAAGAACAAGCAGGGGTTACTTGAAAAAGATGGCAGGGTTTTCGAGTTCACACTGATTGCAGGAGCAGGTAACAGTCAAAATGAGCTGATAACCCAGTTAATACAGGGTATGCTCAAAAAAGTTGGTATATCTGTAAAGATTGAAATGAAACCTGCACTTGTCATATGGGATGAAGCTCCCATGGGCAAATTCGATGCGTGGCTGACTGGCTGGGGCTATGGAGTCAGTGATGAAGCACTAAATTACTGGGGTAGTGATATGATACCATCCGAGGCAAATAACTGGGGTGGTACGAATTACACGGGCTGGTCCAATCCCAAAAACGATGAGATACTTGCGAAAATGGCAACAGAAGTTGATTTTGAAAAAAGAGTCGAATTGTACAAACAACACTTTGCATTATGGACCAATGACTTGCCAGTTTTGCCTTTGATTTCAGATCCAACACCTCATTTTGCAAAGAAATACATCAAAAGTTTTAATTCTACTTACGACAGTGGCCTTGGCTGGATCATCTACAACTGGTACATAGACACAGAACAACATTAA
- a CDS encoding M14 family zinc carboxypeptidase — MNFDYLVDQIPDYRRFFYVDEFDRRTQELAEKFPRVVKVYEIGKSRNAHPIKVIKIGNGSRNALMFGCPHPNEPIGAMMLDFLCEKLVEDEQLRSHFDYTWYLIKVIDPDGTKLNEGWFSNPQSIKSYAGNFYRPPGYRQVEWTFPVDYKTLHFHEPLPETQTLMKIMEEEKPVFMYSLHNAGFGGVYYYISDDSPELYEGFHTIPHRFKVPLALGEPEVPYLKMLSKAIYKLSPITEEYDYLEKHAKVDPAQIIRAGASSDEYAKRVADTYSLVCEVPYYYDPRIEDISETQMTRKEARLISWESSTKQYEFVREIFEICENYSNEKSPFYEVLKNYVEIMPEHLNAEKNWIETDPQLQRKATVAEVFDNTCVTQFYQSLMLGMLKRFVNEILENYEDEKLSEVKKKVDGQFDRKIDYLEKNLNYRAIPIKDLVAIQLLAGLKTAEYVQSL, encoded by the coding sequence ATGAATTTTGACTACTTGGTCGATCAAATACCAGATTACAGGAGATTTTTTTACGTCGATGAATTCGACAGAAGAACACAGGAACTTGCTGAAAAATTTCCCAGAGTAGTAAAAGTTTATGAAATTGGTAAATCGAGAAATGCTCATCCAATAAAGGTAATCAAAATAGGTAATGGCTCCAGAAATGCGCTCATGTTTGGTTGCCCACACCCTAATGAACCCATAGGGGCAATGATGCTCGATTTCCTTTGCGAAAAACTTGTGGAGGATGAACAATTGAGATCTCATTTTGATTACACCTGGTATTTAATAAAGGTTATAGATCCAGATGGTACAAAGTTAAATGAGGGCTGGTTTTCAAATCCACAGTCTATTAAGTCCTATGCAGGCAATTTCTACAGACCACCGGGATACAGGCAGGTTGAATGGACTTTTCCTGTAGATTATAAAACCCTTCATTTTCATGAGCCATTACCAGAAACACAAACTTTGATGAAGATCATGGAAGAGGAAAAACCAGTTTTCATGTATTCTTTGCACAATGCGGGTTTTGGCGGAGTTTATTATTATATATCTGATGATTCACCAGAATTGTATGAAGGTTTTCACACCATCCCACATAGATTTAAGGTACCGCTTGCACTTGGTGAACCGGAAGTGCCATATCTGAAAATGCTCTCAAAGGCTATATACAAACTTTCTCCAATAACTGAGGAATACGATTATCTCGAAAAACATGCGAAGGTCGATCCTGCTCAGATCATAAGAGCTGGTGCAAGTTCAGACGAATATGCCAAACGTGTTGCAGACACATATTCTCTTGTGTGCGAAGTTCCGTACTACTACGATCCAAGAATAGAAGATATATCAGAAACTCAGATGACAAGAAAAGAAGCAAGACTCATCTCATGGGAAAGCTCGACAAAACAATACGAATTTGTCAGGGAAATCTTCGAAATATGTGAAAACTACTCAAATGAGAAATCTCCATTCTACGAAGTTCTCAAAAATTACGTTGAAATCATGCCAGAACATTTGAATGCAGAGAAGAACTGGATCGAAACCGATCCACAGCTTCAAAGAAAAGCTACCGTTGCCGAAGTTTTTGATAACACCTGTGTCACGCAGTTCTATCAATCTTTAATGCTCGGTATGCTAAAGAGATTTGTCAATGAGATTCTTGAAAATTACGAAGATGAAAAATTATCTGAAGTTAAAAAGAAAGTTGACGGTCAATTTGACAGGAAAATAGATTATCTTGAAAAAAATCTCAATTACAGAGCAATACCAATAAAAGATCTGGTTGCCATACAATTGTTGGCAGGATTGAAAACAGCTGAATATGTACAGTCACTGTAG